One window of the Ictidomys tridecemlineatus isolate mIctTri1 chromosome 11, mIctTri1.hap1, whole genome shotgun sequence genome contains the following:
- the Marcksl1 gene encoding MARCKS-related protein, with amino-acid sequence MGSQSSKAPRGDVTAEEAAGASPAKANGQENGHVKSNGDLSPKGEGESPPVNGTDEAAGATGDAIEPAPPGQGAEAKGETAPKETPKKKKKFSFKKPFKLSGLSFKRNRKEGGGDSSASSPTEEEQEQGEIGACSEEGTAQEGKAAATPESQEPQAKGAEASAASKGGDTEEEAGPQAAEPSTPLGSESGPASASVEQNE; translated from the exons ATGGGCAGCCAGAGCTCCAAGGCTCCCCGGGGCGACGTGACCGCCGAGGAGGCAGCAGGCGCTTCCCCCGCGAAGGCCAACGGACAG GAGAATGGCCACGTGAAAAGCAATGGAGACTTATCCCCTAAGGGTGAAGGGGAGTCGCCCCCGGTGAACGGAACAGATGAGGCAGCGGGGGCCACTGGTGATGCCATCGAGCCAGCACCCCCTGGCCAGGGCGCTGAGGCCAAGGGGGAGACCGCTCCCAAGGAGACccctaagaagaagaagaaattctcTTTCAAGAAGCCTTTTAAATTGAGTGGCCTGTCCTTCAAGAGAAATCGGAAGGAGGGTGGGGgtgattcttctgcctcctcACCcacagaggaagagcaggagcagGGGGAGATCGGTGCCTGCAGCGAGGAGGGCACTGCCCAGGAAGGGAAGGCTGCTGCCACCCCCGAGAGCCAGGAGCCCCAGGCCAAAGGGGCAGAGGCCAGTGCTGCCTCCAAGGGAGGAGACACAGAAGAAGAGGCAGGGCCCCAGGCTGCAGAGCCGTCCACTCCCTTGGGGTCAGAAAGTGGCCCTGCATCAGCCAGCGTTGAGCAGAATGAGTAG